The Dasypus novemcinctus isolate mDasNov1 chromosome 22, mDasNov1.1.hap2, whole genome shotgun sequence genomic sequence ATTTCTCCAGCATGgtcaaagaacctaaacaaaatccagtaacagctcaagcagttgaatgtctgctttccatgtgggaggtccatggctcaatccctggccctcttacctggggggggggggggggggagatattCTTAGAGATGTAAAACTCTACTTTCTTTTCCgtcatttgaattttctttttcattaaagaAAACCAATTGCTTTTGTAACAAAtgcaacatatttttaaattttaggtactagggcaggggattgaacccctgatctcctgtgtgggaagctggagctcaaccactgagccacatcagctcccttgtttgtgttttcatttattttgtttttagaaggtaccatgACCTCAAAgttatttctaacttttaaaattatatatttatatacatatatttaaaactttACTGAAATACATTTAAAGACCTGGTTTGATGGAGTGATACAATATTTTTCAGGATAGAAGCCACAATATTTCAAAGATATCAATAAATCTTTGAAACTTATATTAATTATCTTTACCCTAATAAATGTTTAGATTTAACATTTTGTGGCAAAAACTTAAAGGTACTTATTTTCTTGGAACTGAATGAAATGATTTATAATTTCATGTAGAAGAGTAAGCGGTGATCAGAGTAGGAAATTTCTGCAAAAATAATAGTGGGAACTAACCGgcaaataaaaactatttttcagTTACAAATAATGTAGTTTAGCTCTACACATAGATTGAGCTTCAGAACAATAAAAccaagaaataattttaagtaaaatattcaGTACATGCAAAATTTAATTTCTCAAATCAGTAGGGAAAACATTTAATATACTGTGCTGATTTAGCAGCTGGTTAATGCTTTAAAACTTAATTCTCTATACACCAAGTAAATCTGGATTACTATAGAATtaggcttttaaaatttctacccaTCATTTGCATAACAGAAACTGTTGTTACAAATGAAAATTGGTTACACCTTTCGTGGAAGAGAACTTAGCAGTACACCTGAAAGGTCTTAAAACCGTGCTTTGTATTAGCCCATCTCATTCTATTTCTAGGAAGTTACCTTAAGGAGTGCATTACAAAGTGGCACATAGTCTAttcagagaaggaaaatatttgtaCACATATAAGCAGCTATAGTAAATAAATCACTTGTtttagtattttttgttttgctgcttTATCTATCTTCCACGGTAGTTTTATGTACGGGGGGAACACAATAAatgagaaaagacagaaaaatagccAAGGCTTTGAGGATAAAAATTGAAGGAACAAAGGGGAGTAGCGTACCAGGCTTCTTTCCCTTTTAGATTCCCTCCCCCAAACCAGCGCGACTTCCCGCCAGTTATTTCGGTTTCCACTCTGGTCCGCACAGGGGTGCCTATAAAAGCAAGTTGCTGTCCCCAGCAAGTACTTACTTCCTCCTCTGCTTGTTGGAGATGTCTGGTCGCGGCAAGGGCGGGAAGGGCCTGGGCAAGGGCGGCGCCAAGCGCCACCGCAAGGTGCTGCGCGACAACATCCAGGGCATCACCAAGCCCGCCATCCGCCGCCTGGCCCGGCGCGGCGGCGTCAAGCGCATCTCCGGCCTCATCTACGAGGAGACCCGCGGGGTGCTCAAGGTCTTCCTGGAGAACGTCATCCGCGACGCCGTCACCTACACCGAGCACGCCAAGCGCAAGACGGTCACGGCCATGGACGTGGTCTACGCGCTCAAGCGCCAGGGGCGCACGCTCTACGGCTTCGGCGGCTGAGCGGGCAGCGTTTTGGAATCCCCTACTAAAAAAGGCCCTTCTAAGGGCCGCCAATCTTTTCATCAGAGGAGCTTAGTTGCGCACGTTGGCTACTGATTTTTACGTAAAGGTTTGTACCTGCTTTATTAGTATGAATTTAGAGGCATGTAGAATAGTAATCCACCGCTGGCGAAAGATTTTGTAATCCCTTACTACCTCCAAATACACTATTAAGCTTGAAACTCAGTGCCTGAGTTGTTTCTTAGCAAACAAGCCACTACCTATAGACTGCAATGCATTGGCCCTCTCCACCCGTTTCCTAGGAATTTACCTGCCAGGCTCGCTTTTAGAGCCTCCAGTCACAAAACTGCCCGATCTGAATAGGCACTATCCTCTTAAGATTTCGTTGCGGCCTTGTTAGCTTCCTTGCCTTTGTCTTCATCTGCTGTGGAATGGAGCAGCAGGGACCCGGTAAAAAGGACTACTCAGCCTAATCggtccctcccaccccccttctACACCATTTGACCACATCGAATCCCCTTAGAAGGATATGAGACGAGGCAAAAAGTCCACACTTGGTGAGGTTAGAGTGAGCAAGGTGACTAATAGAAGAATGCCGATTGTGGAGAGGGAAAAGGATACATGATACAATCTGGCTGTTAGAATTCAAACTCAAGCATTTCTGAGGCATTCACGTACCATGCAACCTACCCAAAGCTAAGGGATCCAGTATTCGGTTAACACAAAATCACTTTCCCTGCACATTCGTCTCTAGTAGCCCTCTTATTTGATAAGACACAGAACGCACATTAAGAATCCCACCCTATCCAAAGATAGGTTACAAGCCCATTACGTACTGGGATAGAATCCTGGAAAACTCCCTTAAGACATCACCTAGTTTAAGGCTAGGTAAGACATAAGCGTTCGAGCTCTAATATTGAGAGCCTTAAGTGGCTCTTAAAAGAGCCTTTTAAGTTCAGGTTAAAAGCCTTTACTTGTCAATCACTTGGCGCTGGTGTACTTGGTGACAGCCTTGGTGCCCTCGGACACGGCGTGCTTGGCCAGCTCCCCGGGCAGCAGCAGGCGCACGGCCGTCTGGATCTCCCGCGACGTGATGGTCGAGCGCTTGTTGTAATGCGCCAGACGCGACGCCTCGCCCGCGATGCGCTCGAAGATGTCGTTGACGAAGGAGTTCATGATGCCCATGGCCTTGGACGAGATGCCGGTGTCGGGGTGCACCTGCTTGAGCACCTTGTAGACGTAGACGGAGTAGCTCTCCTTGCGGCTGCGCTTGCGCTTCTTGCCGTCCTTCTTCTGCGCCTTGGTCACCGCCTTCTTGGAGCCCTTCTTCGGGGCGGGAGCGGACTTGGCCGGCTCAGGCATCCTGAAAACCGAAGTCAAGAGACTAGAAAAGCCGTTCCAGGAGGCCTTGGGGTCTGCTTTATATAGAACCTCTTATGCAAATGAAGCCGAGTCGAAGCCCTATTGTGATTGGTTGTAATTGAGAACCATGGCAGTCGCTCGGTTGGCCCAATCAGAATGAAGTAGTTCCAGTGCTGCATTTCCATTGGTTAAGGTGAAGCTACAACTTCAACCAATGACACGTGTTCTTTTTCGCGCCCAATAGTGGCTATAAGAAGCGCCGCCTCCACGCTCAGCCACTGACAATTCTGCAGTTCTTTCTGTCTGGTCATGTCCGGACGCGGCAAGCAGGGCGGCAAGGCGCGCGCCAAGGCCAAGACGCGCTCGTCGCGGGCCGGCCTGCAGTTCCCCGTGGGCCGCGTGCACCGCCTGCTGCGCAAGGGCAACTACGCCGAGCGGGTCGGCGCCGGCGCCCCGGTCTACCTGGCCGCCGTGCTCGAGTACCTCACGGCCGAGATCCTCGAGCTGGCGGGCAACGCGGCCCGCGACAACAAGAAGACGCGCATCATCCCGCGCCACCTGCAGCTGGCCATCCGCAACGACGAGGAGCTCAACAAGCTGCTGGGCAAGGTCACCATCGCGCAGGGCGGCGTGCTGCCCAACATCCAGGCCGTGCTGCTGCCCAAGAAGACCGAGAGCCACCACAAGACTAAGTAGAGAGCCAGGTCGCAAACTCCGGAAAACAAAGGCTCTTTTCAGAGCCACCTACATTTTCCTAGGGGAAAGCTGTTACACATACCatctgcatttttatttgctcACGTTACAAAGTATTTGCTCTTCGATAGGTAGAGCAACTTTACTACGTAGAAAGCGAAACGGTAATTTTCTCCAGATGGTGACTACACCTCCTGGTCATTTAACATTTCCTTTAGGAATTCTGGTTTTAGGTGTGACAGGTGAAAACAGGGGTTGACTCGAAGCTTTGCAGCAGTGGAGATGGTAAGGAGGACTTGAAAGGGTCCTTTCCACCGAGGCTCAAATCCATCCTTCCAAGGATACCATTTCCAATACACCTAATCTGATTGCACAGGCGGTGGAGAATTGCGGGTATCCGTAGAGAGAGCCTCGGAAACAGTTTGGAGGAGCTCAGAAAGTTTGAGAGTTCTGGGCGGTAGGTAACCAGTGAGGAGTTGAACTTGGGCAGTCTGTGACCTGGGAAATAAGGCCGTGAGGCTGCCAGTAACTACCTTGTATGAGGAAAGTTGGTGAAGGCCGAAAGAGTACTAGGGGAAGAATTTTaacctgggtgtgtgtgtgtgtgtgtatgtgtgtgaaactTCAGCAAGCTTCCCCAGGTGTGCCTTGATTAGACCACCGGTGCCTTCAACTAGCCCAGGTGATTGGGGGTGATAGGCCCAGGGCAGGTGCTGCAGGATAGGTGAAGTTGACAGTTTAGAAAGGGGTTGCCCTGTAAAGCCACAGTCACTATGGATTTTTAACAAAGTCTCCACAGGATGAGGCACAAAAATTGTGAGGCGAATCCATGGTGACTTCAGAGACCGCCTGAGCCGAAGGCACAGGGCAGTGAGCACGTAGGCAGGAAGGCAGCCCCCAGTTACCTAACCCGAGGTCTGGCTGTAGCCCACGGGACGGTGTTATCAGCACGTCTCTGGTTAGTACCCACATGCTTTCCCTCCTTTcctaaaaattgtatttatttttatgctgCTGCAGTTTGGGGAGGAAAGAGCCGGAAGGGCTGGGGAGGAAATGCTGCGGCCACCCTGTCCCACGGCGGTCCACCCTGACCCCCGGCGCGTCCATCTCTCCAACCCCCGCTCCGCACCCGGCGCCGCGCGTGGCCCGGGGCTGACGAACGGCGCTGCCGTGACCCGGGCCGCAGCTGCAGCAGAAACAGCCCGAGCAGCTGCAGGAGTTCCCGGGCTCTGGGGCTGCACCCAGAGGGCGCCTCTGCTCTGGAAGAAGAGGGAGGCTGTGCCCGCGGAGCCGGGGCGCCCGAGGCCGGCCGGGGCCTGCACGTGCCACAGGCCGCGGGGTCGTGCGCTGCTGCCGCAGGGGCGGCGCCCCAGGGAGGAAGCCAGGGGCCCCGGGAATGGAGAGAGCctcaggcgcaggcgccccggggAGGTGAGGAACGGAACGACGGAGCTTTCTCCCACAGGCCCTCGGCACGTGCTTAGGGTGGGCGAGACCCCGCTCACAGCACCCCCAAGGGAACCCTCCCTGGGCAGCCAAAGCCCCTTGTCTCACCACCCCCCGCTCCTCTCTGCCTCTCTTCTTCATCGCCTTCAGCGCTGGCTGACTTTACACCGGGGCCAAGGCGACACGCAGGTACTTAAACAATTCTAGGGGGCTATGAGGTTATACACAGAGAGCGAAGCACCTCAGGATTTATAAATAACGATTCAAGATCAAAACCCAGGGATGAATGTGACCGCGGCAGGAGCTGCCGATCCAGGCCCTAGTTTCCTTAGATCCAGGCCCTAGTTTCCTTAAATAAAGCCGTTTCTAGAttattaactatagcctataggagagatttgtttattttacttttacatttttattaagattatgttaataggtattttattttagcagtacagaaaaaaactattttcttaattatttcatgaaaacttaaaattttcaataCAATCAAGATTATTTTCCCCTACCACCTTCTTtgttatgaaattattttttgttatcaatattaattcagatttctacttaataatgCACTTTAGGAATTAGCTATTTACATAGAAATACTTccatttaggaaatatttttacAAACTCCCCACAATCATTTGTAGCTACATAGACTATTTATGATCCTAAGATAAGACTATTGATCCTAAGATAAATTTCACCTTTAACAGATGAAATTTATAAGCCTGCTACAACTTTTTATAGTTATTCAGGTCCTGTCCTACTTACTCCTGCCTTCATGAAAACCGGTTactttatctcaggacaaaaacacactcccttaaacaagcttatcaaattttagtcagcgtCAGCATTGACTGTGAATTCACttccacaaactttttacttctatgtccatttaagttttgtcttacatctctcatttttgtgtgtgaaaaCAAGTTATTGTGCTTTAGGACAGATgtgcattttttctttaacttaattttattaaatacacACAACTTTCATTATTTAAAGATCTAAcaaatatgttaatttatttcattagtatCTGTATAAACCTATGGAGATTACACTAAAGTCGAATAAAATTGATGCAGTCATAGtttatgcaataaatatttacctctttctaaaataatattcttaaaattgTAAGCAACTTCAAAAGTATACTGACTACCAGACTCTGGAATACATTATAATTGTCTAAGTTGTttaaatcataatttagaaaaatctttctatagcttttaaggactttttttttttccttactgcaatttggcaattggattattaattaTTCTTATCCCAGAACTGTTAAAAAGTTTAAATTGGTGAATTACGGGACAAACTATGGAAACTAAGGTTTATTCTGAAAACATTTCCTCTGTCCCTATTATGCTTTATTTATGTTAGTAAATTTAATGAACAGTTGACAGTATGTCTGGATCCTATCTTTCttaatttccaggcctagtagaaagagttttaagctaaacttttatttccctattttattGCTAGTGTTAACATGGAAACAATAGAGAACATTAATGTTAGTGAGTTTTTactatttttccttgttttttcctaaataatatAGCAAAGCTGTACTAATGAAACtataaaaacacattttgtaCTAGCAGATTTGCTTGAAATACTTAAAACACCTTAGTTAATGTACTTTAAAcagtaaaatactttttaaaacaagAATTAATGGCACATATAGGTATTATGCTGTTTCCAAGAAAAGCAATGTAATATATACAGtttaattttatatgaattttgaaaGTTACAATGGtattttgtctttacatttttgtTAAATCCTTTGTAATTaggtatatataaataattaatttataCAAAACCTGGAGAGAAGCTTTTTACTTGaatgaattacttttatttttgagcacataaataagcatttataaatacttattttagattacactttattttattataagaTTTTTAGATTGCAGTGTATTGAAATGCAACTTTGCTTTTGCAAATAGTTTTGTTTATCTAAATTTTTGCATGAGTTCTACCAGCGGTCCTGTAAATTAATTGGCAAAGGTTTGACTATCCAGGCTTATCAATCTGAAAGATAAGATCAAATTCTTTACAAGGCCCACTGAATTTTCATTAGGATTTGGATAATCTTATTACTATAAAAGGGGAGTTAAGTTAGAACCCAGAGGGAGAAGACAGAAGGATTTTAAAGAGCATCAAAAGGTCAGCTTCTCCAATTTCTGGGTCTCTAGGTGTTCCAGATTGTTAATTAACAAGCAGGACGTTGATGTAAAATTGTGGCCATTTGGTGATGTAAGATTGTGGCCATCTGGTGAAGAGCAGTAGAACTTGATGGTGTCAACTTGAACTTTTTGTTACAGTTCCTCCCAAGCTGGGGCAGGGGTTTTTACCAGCACCACAAAGGGTTATTGGTATGTTAGTCTGCTTCGGttaacctctgtttcttctttataaatccCTGGATAAAATGAAAGTTCAAgtaaatcaagatggttagtaaaataaTTGATCATTCCGATTTCATATTGATGTAACGTATGCAGAAATTCCTGAATCCCATATTGATAAATTCTTGGTCCTCTATCTTTGGGACACATTCAATTAATACACTGCTAGAGTCGTTGAGGCATAGATATCTAAATGTAAAACGTCAAGTCTGATATACATTTTTATACACACTAAGCAGAAAATGCAGAGAAGACAAGTTATATTAGCATATTTTAGATGAGGATAAAGATAAACTTTGAAAAGGTGTTACTTGATCAGAAAGACCTACATAACTTGaaaagagaaatgacacaagcAAATTAAGAGGAAGAGTATTCCAAGGGAGGGAAGTGAAAATATAAAGGCCTTGAGAGACAACGTGTGTCATTTTGTGGGAATAGCCCAGGATGGCCCAGGAGTAGTAGTAGCAAGTAGAGGAATggtgtggggggtggaggggcttGGAGGGGATACATTACCTTGACTTTGTAGGCTGTGTAAATTAATTGTAGACAGGTAATCAAAGCAGTAACAATCCTGATCTCTGAAATAGCAACTTGAAAACAAATTAACTAGATAGAAAAAATATGTAGAAttcaagactttttttaaaaacactataaaaataGCATTAGCTTTAACATGTGGTTTGCAAACTGAAAGGGGTAAGAGGTACATAGCTTATAGTTTGCTACA encodes the following:
- the H4C9 gene encoding histone H4, which gives rise to MSGRGKGGKGLGKGGAKRHRKVLRDNIQGITKPAIRRLARRGGVKRISGLIYEETRGVLKVFLENVIRDAVTYTEHAKRKTVTAMDVVYALKRQGRTLYGFGG
- the H2BC12 gene encoding histone H2B type 1-K, coding for MPEPAKSAPAPKKGSKKAVTKAQKKDGKKRKRSRKESYSVYVYKVLKQVHPDTGISSKAMGIMNSFVNDIFERIAGEASRLAHYNKRSTITSREIQTAVRLLLPGELAKHAVSEGTKAVTKYTSAK
- the LOC101445337 gene encoding histone H2A type 1-J, encoding MSGRGKQGGKARAKAKTRSSRAGLQFPVGRVHRLLRKGNYAERVGAGAPVYLAAVLEYLTAEILELAGNAARDNKKTRIIPRHLQLAIRNDEELNKLLGKVTIAQGGVLPNIQAVLLPKKTESHHKTK